The genome window ACCGGGAGCTGGTGCTGCTGCGCGGCGCAGGCCTGCGCCTGCGCTTCGACGACGGCGCGGTGCATCTGCTTGAGCCGCCGTACGCGCGGCTGCGCTTCGCCGGCGAGCGGCCGCTGCACGGCGAACTGCTCGACGGCCCCACCCACGACTTCAACCTGATGTGGCGCCGCGATCGCCTGCGCACGCAACTGCTGCACAGGCCGCTGGTTGGGCCGATGCTGTTCTTCGCCGAACCGGGAATCGGTTGGGTCGTTCATCTTCTGGCAGGGCAGGCGCGGTTCGATACGGACTGCGGATTGCCGCCGCTAGCTGCCGGCGACAGCGCCTGGTTGAGCGCCAACGCCAGGCAGCGCTTCGCTTTGCGCGGTGGTGGCGAGCTGCTGGCGATCCGCATCGAACCGCTGCCGACACCCGCCGACTGAACTGTCGGCAGCGCGCGCGCGGCGCTTGCGGCGTCGGCACCAACCGCGTCCAATGCGCGGACGCGGCTATCCCGGAGCCGTGGAGCGGAACGAAAGGTGGCCTCGGACAACAGTAGGTGGTTGGCGAAAGTAGTGGTGGTGGACGAAGACGCGGCCTTGCGCGACCGGATTCGCGATTATCTGGCCCGTTTCAATTTGCAGGTGCACGATGCCGAAAAC of Xanthomonas translucens pv. cerealis contains these proteins:
- a CDS encoding HutD/Ves family protein; its protein translation is MPSRVIPATDYRRERWRNGLGWTREILRLPQPGNDDWLLRLSIAEIEQDAAFSSFPGIDRELVLLRGAGLRLRFDDGAVHLLEPPYARLRFAGERPLHGELLDGPTHDFNLMWRRDRLRTQLLHRPLVGPMLFFAEPGIGWVVHLLAGQARFDTDCGLPPLAAGDSAWLSANARQRFALRGGGELLAIRIEPLPTPAD